The following proteins are encoded in a genomic region of Clostridium kluyveri:
- a CDS encoding Zn-dependent hydrolase, producing the protein MKKITCDKEGMEDKIVTFSKFGDTGKGGITRLSLSKVALQARGEFSKRMKALGAEIITDDMGNMYATFKGSENLPRIAMGSHCDSVVQGGNYDGILGVLTAMEAVETIVKENIPHRHPITVMIWTNEEGARFDPAMMSSGVVTGKFDKAKMLASKDTEGITFGEALDASGYKGDEKNRINPKDYKALLELHIEQGPVLEASKKDIGVVEGVVGMVNYEFEFTGQAGHAGTVPQKMRKDALLAASEAILYLHRELDKLDDKLVYTTGRINCSPNVHTIIPEHVKFTLDARHQDPKVVEKVVKIIKNIPCELAGCKVNYKELWARKTVSFNKELVNLVEKNADLYGYSNMRMYSGPGHDAQFAADMLPVTMIFVPSIGGHSHCEIEKTPLDNCVKGTNVLLQTILDIDKM; encoded by the coding sequence ATGAAAAAAATTACCTGTGATAAAGAGGGCATGGAGGATAAAATTGTAACTTTTAGTAAATTTGGTGATACTGGAAAGGGCGGTATAACAAGGCTATCCTTATCGAAGGTAGCCCTTCAGGCAAGGGGAGAATTTTCAAAAAGAATGAAAGCACTAGGGGCAGAAATTATAACGGATGATATGGGAAATATGTATGCTACTTTTAAAGGTTCAGAAAATCTTCCACGTATTGCAATGGGATCCCATTGTGATTCAGTAGTACAGGGCGGAAATTATGACGGAATTTTAGGGGTTTTAACTGCAATGGAAGCAGTTGAAACTATAGTTAAAGAAAATATTCCACATCGTCATCCAATTACGGTTATGATCTGGACTAATGAAGAAGGAGCACGTTTTGATCCTGCCATGATGTCATCAGGTGTTGTTACTGGTAAGTTTGATAAGGCAAAGATGCTGGCATCAAAAGATACAGAAGGTATAACTTTTGGAGAAGCCTTGGATGCAAGCGGATATAAAGGTGATGAAAAGAATAGGATAAATCCTAAGGATTATAAAGCTCTTCTTGAGCTGCATATTGAGCAGGGACCAGTACTTGAGGCCTCAAAAAAGGACATTGGTGTGGTAGAAGGTGTTGTTGGAATGGTCAACTATGAATTTGAATTTACAGGTCAGGCTGGACATGCAGGAACTGTCCCACAAAAAATGAGAAAAGATGCCCTTTTAGCTGCCTCTGAGGCCATTTTGTATCTTCACAGAGAACTTGACAAACTTGATGATAAGCTAGTTTATACTACTGGCAGAATTAACTGTTCACCCAATGTGCACACAATTATACCAGAGCATGTTAAATTTACTTTGGATGCAAGGCACCAAGATCCAAAAGTAGTAGAGAAGGTAGTTAAAATCATTAAGAACATTCCCTGTGAACTTGCAGGTTGTAAAGTTAACTACAAGGAATTGTGGGCACGTAAAACTGTCAGCTTTAATAAAGAATTAGTGAATTTAGTTGAAAAGAATGCAGATCTTTATGGATACTCCAATATGAGAATGTACAGTGGACCTGGACATGATGCCCAGTTTGCAGCTGATATGCTGCCTGTAACTATGATATTTGTTCCAAGTATTGGTGGACACAGCCATTGTGAAATAGAAAAAACTCCTCTTGATAATTGTGTAAAAGGGACTAATGTATTGCTTCAGACTATATTAGATATAGATAAGATGTAA
- a CDS encoding aminotransferase class III-fold pyridoxal phosphate-dependent enzyme yields the protein MEILQNEELCLESNKIKEYDKKYNLHSWSAQKKLDPLVITKAEGIYFWDSTGKKYFDMSSQLVNLNIGHGNKKVINAIKEQADKMPFIGPGYAVDVRSKLAAKVIEKAPKNMGKVFFTLGGADSNENAIKIAKMVTGRFKIFSRYRSYHGASFGAANLTGEPRRYTCEPGIPGFVKFFDPYVYRESIRFESEEEACEYYLGKLKEQLIYEGTETVAAIFLETVTGSNGVIIPPKGYLQGIRKLCDEFGIMMVCDEVMAGWGRTGEWFACNNWDVEPDIITFAKGVTCGYVPMGGVIVSKKIGEYFDDNVLMCGLTYNAHPLGCAAGCATIEVYEEENLIENSKKMGVVLGQKLEQIKQKHASVGDVRYIGLFSAVELVKNKNTREALVPYGKDPEGIMGKIVGMLKEKGFSTYSHENCIMVAPPLIIKKEELEEAVDILDKVLDFVDEYIEK from the coding sequence ATGGAAATTTTGCAAAATGAGGAATTGTGTTTAGAAAGTAATAAAATAAAAGAATATGATAAAAAGTATAATTTACATTCCTGGAGTGCACAAAAAAAATTAGATCCACTTGTAATTACAAAAGCTGAAGGAATTTACTTTTGGGACAGTACAGGTAAAAAGTATTTTGATATGTCCTCACAGCTTGTAAATTTAAATATAGGACATGGAAATAAAAAAGTGATAAATGCTATAAAAGAGCAGGCGGATAAAATGCCTTTTATAGGCCCTGGATATGCAGTTGATGTAAGGTCAAAGCTTGCGGCTAAAGTTATAGAAAAAGCTCCTAAAAATATGGGAAAAGTATTTTTTACATTAGGTGGGGCAGATTCTAATGAAAATGCCATAAAAATAGCTAAAATGGTAACAGGAAGATTTAAAATATTTTCCAGATACCGTTCTTACCATGGGGCAAGTTTTGGAGCTGCAAATTTAACAGGAGAGCCAAGAAGGTATACCTGTGAACCTGGTATACCAGGATTTGTTAAATTTTTTGATCCCTATGTTTATAGGGAAAGTATAAGATTTGAAAGTGAAGAAGAAGCATGTGAATATTATCTTGGAAAATTAAAAGAGCAATTAATATATGAGGGAACCGAAACTGTGGCGGCTATTTTCCTAGAAACTGTAACAGGAAGCAATGGTGTAATTATTCCACCTAAGGGATATCTTCAAGGTATAAGAAAGCTATGTGATGAATTTGGAATAATGATGGTATGCGATGAAGTTATGGCCGGATGGGGTAGAACTGGGGAATGGTTTGCCTGCAATAATTGGGATGTAGAGCCAGATATTATTACTTTTGCAAAAGGTGTCACCTGTGGATATGTGCCTATGGGAGGAGTTATTGTAAGCAAAAAGATAGGTGAATATTTTGATGATAATGTGCTTATGTGTGGACTTACTTATAATGCCCATCCACTGGGATGTGCTGCAGGATGTGCAACTATAGAAGTGTATGAAGAAGAAAATTTAATAGAAAATTCTAAAAAAATGGGTGTTGTTTTGGGACAAAAACTAGAACAGATAAAACAAAAACATGCAAGTGTAGGAGATGTTAGATATATAGGTCTATTTTCTGCGGTAGAGCTGGTTAAAAATAAAAATACAAGAGAAGCACTAGTTCCTTATGGAAAGGATCCAGAAGGGATAATGGGTAAAATTGTAGGTATGTTAAAGGAAAAAGGATTTTCAACCTATTCTCATGAAAATTGTATAATGGTAGCTCCTCCACTTATTATTAAGAAGGAAGAATTGGAAGAGGCAGTGGATATTTTGGATAAAGTATTAGATTTCGTAGATGAATATATAGAGAAATAG